In a genomic window of Dyadobacter fermentans DSM 18053:
- a CDS encoding alpha/beta hydrolase, which translates to MQVEVETLTIELSTVPSDDRPVFITGNFCKWLPDLEEYRMTMVSPGHYRYQFQDDADLPDPIEYKYTRGGWNQVELDRAGRPYANRFIKAGETLIRDSVIRWQTDLLAKSDVSPIIETVSEHFEIAQFSKTRRVRVLLPHEYYDNPDQRFPVLYMTDGQNLFGEGSEYGNWEIDQSLAKLARIGRAGVIVVALDHGEEDRIQELSPYDNPKLGKGHGAKFLQFIAGPLKTHIDAKYRTKTDRLNTGIGGSSVGGLLAAYAALMFPQTFGKFLVFSPALWISEKVYFDAIHFFEPFETRIYLYAGGKEGAHMIPNVNKLKETLETQSFGYSRVKIKSSVDAKGEHEEKQWSKEFPKAFEWLFFE; encoded by the coding sequence ATGCAAGTAGAAGTTGAAACCCTTACCATTGAACTAAGCACCGTTCCATCTGATGACCGCCCGGTATTCATCACCGGGAATTTCTGCAAATGGCTTCCCGATCTGGAAGAATACCGCATGACAATGGTGAGCCCCGGACATTATCGCTACCAGTTCCAGGATGATGCCGATCTACCCGATCCCATCGAATATAAATACACCCGCGGCGGCTGGAACCAGGTGGAACTGGACCGTGCCGGCCGACCTTATGCCAACCGTTTCATCAAAGCCGGGGAAACCCTCATCCGGGACAGCGTGATCCGCTGGCAAACCGACCTCCTGGCCAAATCAGACGTATCGCCGATCATTGAAACTGTTTCGGAACACTTTGAGATCGCGCAGTTCAGCAAAACCCGCCGCGTGCGCGTGCTGCTGCCGCATGAATATTACGACAATCCCGACCAGCGCTTTCCGGTGCTGTACATGACCGACGGCCAGAATCTTTTCGGAGAAGGGTCTGAATATGGCAACTGGGAAATCGACCAAAGCCTTGCAAAACTTGCCAGAATCGGCAGAGCGGGCGTTATCGTGGTGGCGCTGGACCACGGTGAAGAAGACCGCATTCAGGAACTATCGCCTTACGACAATCCGAAGCTGGGCAAGGGCCACGGTGCCAAATTCCTGCAATTTATCGCCGGCCCCCTGAAAACGCATATCGACGCGAAATACCGCACCAAAACCGACCGGCTCAATACGGGCATTGGCGGAAGCTCGGTAGGTGGGCTGCTGGCCGCTTACGCCGCGCTGATGTTCCCGCAGACATTCGGTAAATTCCTCGTGTTTTCACCAGCGCTGTGGATTTCAGAAAAAGTGTATTTCGACGCCATCCATTTCTTCGAGCCGTTTGAAACGCGCATTTACCTCTATGCCGGCGGCAAGGAAGGCGCCCATATGATCCCGAACGTCAACAAACTCAAAGAAACGCTCGAAACCCAAAGCTTCGGTTACAGCCGCGTCAAAATCAAATCATCCGTCGACGCCAAAGGCGAACACGAAGAAAAGCAATGGAGCAAAGAATTTCCGAAGGCTTTTGAATGGTTGTTTTTTGAATAA
- the fmt gene encoding methionyl-tRNA formyltransferase: MGTPEFAVPSLQSLVENKSNVVAVVTVPDKPAGRGQKQTSSPVKVYAESQGIPVLQPEKLKNPAFLEELKSYNADLQVVVAFRMLPEVVWNMPAKGTFNLHSSLLPQYRGAAPINWAVINGETETGVTTFFIEKDIDTGKIIFQDKEPISPDDNAGTLYERLMRKGADLVVKTVEAIAQGSYPQEPQDEPHDIKAAPKIFRETCEIDWNKPASDIHNFVRGLSPYPAAWTTLNAFSCKVFKTKMVDFEGNAQPGEYTTDNKTYLHFRTGDGWLAIEELQIEGKKRMAIGDFLRGYKL; this comes from the coding sequence ATGGGGACGCCCGAATTTGCCGTCCCGAGTTTACAAAGTCTGGTAGAGAACAAATCTAATGTCGTGGCCGTCGTGACCGTTCCGGACAAGCCTGCGGGCCGGGGCCAGAAGCAGACGTCATCGCCCGTTAAAGTATATGCCGAATCGCAGGGTATCCCCGTGTTACAGCCCGAAAAGCTGAAAAACCCGGCATTCCTGGAAGAGCTTAAATCGTACAACGCCGACTTGCAGGTGGTGGTCGCGTTCAGGATGCTGCCGGAAGTGGTGTGGAACATGCCGGCGAAAGGGACATTCAACCTACACAGCTCTCTTTTGCCCCAGTACCGCGGCGCGGCGCCGATCAACTGGGCGGTGATCAATGGCGAAACCGAAACCGGCGTCACCACATTCTTCATCGAAAAGGATATTGATACGGGCAAAATCATTTTTCAGGACAAAGAACCCATTTCTCCGGACGACAATGCAGGCACACTGTACGAACGGCTCATGCGCAAGGGCGCGGACCTGGTCGTGAAGACCGTTGAAGCGATTGCACAAGGCTCCTATCCGCAGGAACCGCAGGACGAACCGCACGATATCAAAGCCGCACCGAAAATCTTCCGCGAGACCTGTGAAATCGACTGGAACAAACCGGCCTCGGACATTCACAACTTCGTAAGAGGCCTCTCGCCCTACCCTGCCGCCTGGACCACGCTGAATGCGTTTTCATGCAAGGTATTTAAAACAAAAATGGTGGATTTCGAAGGCAACGCGCAGCCGGGCGAATACACTACCGATAACAAAACTTACCTGCATTTCCGCACCGGCGACGGCTGGCTAGCGATCGAGGAATTGCAGATTGAGGGGAAGAAGCGGATGGCGATCGGGGATTTTTTGAGGGGGTATAAGTTGTAA
- a CDS encoding M42 family metallopeptidase, whose product MSDQSTEFLYKYLNNASPTGFESTGQQIWLDYIKPYIEEQIIDVYGTAVGVIGPGQDYKVVIEAHSDEISWFVNYISEDGYIHVRRNGGSDAAIAPSMRVNLHTAKGVVKGVFGWPAIHVREVAKDQVPKVHELFIDVGAAKKDEVLEMGIHVGTVVTFADGLDELNDKYYLGRALDNRMGGYMIAEVARMLHENNVKLPFTLYVVNAVQEEIGLRGAEMISRRLKPDLAICTDVTHDTQSPMYNKKEQGDLKCGSGPVICYGPAVQNNVRDLLIRVAEEKKIPFQRQAVSRSTGTDTDSFAYSTEGVASALISLPLKYMHTTVEMVAKEDVQNVIQLMYDVLLSLKGGEDFRYIK is encoded by the coding sequence ATGTCAGATCAGAGCACAGAGTTTCTTTATAAGTACCTGAACAATGCGTCTCCTACCGGCTTCGAGTCGACCGGTCAGCAGATATGGCTCGACTATATCAAGCCATATATCGAAGAACAGATTATCGATGTATACGGAACGGCCGTAGGCGTGATCGGCCCCGGCCAGGACTACAAGGTGGTGATCGAAGCCCATTCCGATGAGATTTCGTGGTTTGTGAACTACATTTCCGAAGACGGCTACATCCACGTGCGCCGCAATGGCGGTTCCGACGCGGCCATTGCCCCATCCATGCGCGTAAACCTGCACACGGCCAAAGGCGTGGTGAAAGGGGTTTTCGGCTGGCCGGCGATCCACGTGCGCGAAGTGGCCAAGGACCAGGTCCCCAAAGTGCACGAGCTGTTCATCGATGTGGGTGCTGCCAAAAAGGATGAGGTGCTTGAAATGGGCATTCACGTAGGTACCGTGGTCACTTTCGCGGACGGGCTGGATGAACTCAACGATAAATATTACCTGGGCCGCGCGCTCGACAACCGCATGGGCGGTTATATGATCGCCGAAGTGGCGCGCATGCTGCACGAAAACAATGTGAAGTTGCCGTTTACCTTATATGTGGTGAATGCGGTGCAGGAAGAAATCGGCCTCCGCGGTGCGGAAATGATCTCCCGCCGCTTGAAACCCGACCTGGCGATTTGTACTGACGTGACGCACGACACACAGTCGCCGATGTACAATAAAAAGGAGCAAGGTGACCTGAAATGCGGCAGCGGCCCGGTGATCTGCTACGGCCCGGCGGTACAGAACAATGTCCGCGACCTGCTGATCCGCGTGGCGGAGGAGAAAAAGATCCCGTTCCAGCGTCAGGCGGTGAGCCGCTCCACCGGCACGGATACGGACTCATTTGCCTACTCCACAGAAGGTGTCGCATCCGCATTGATCTCATTACCATTGAAATACATGCACACCACCGTGGAAATGGTTGCCAAAGAGGACGTGCAGAACGTAATACAACTGATGTACGACGTACTGCTTTCGCTGAAAGGCGGGGAGGATTTTCGTTACATTAAATAA
- the greA gene encoding transcription elongation factor GreA produces the protein MAKISYYTEEGLNKLRNELNEMKTKGRTEIARQIAEARDKGDLSENAEYDAAKDAQGMHEMKIAKLEEILSNARVIDESSMDTSQVSVLSKVKIKNRKNGMEVTYTLVSEEEADLKAGKISVGSPIGKGLLGKKVGETTEIKVPAGMMEFEVLDISRFSE, from the coding sequence ATGGCTAAAATTTCATACTACACGGAAGAAGGACTAAACAAGCTGAGGAACGAGCTGAATGAGATGAAAACCAAAGGCCGCACGGAGATTGCACGACAAATTGCAGAGGCGCGGGATAAAGGTGATTTGAGTGAGAATGCAGAATACGATGCGGCGAAAGACGCACAGGGCATGCACGAAATGAAAATCGCCAAACTCGAAGAAATCCTGTCCAACGCACGCGTGATCGACGAGTCGTCCATGGATACTTCCCAGGTTTCGGTACTTTCCAAAGTGAAGATCAAAAACCGTAAGAATGGAATGGAAGTCACGTACACACTCGTTTCGGAGGAAGAAGCGGATCTTAAAGCCGGCAAAATTTCCGTAGGTTCACCGATCGGCAAAGGGCTTTTGGGTAAAAAAGTGGGCGAAACCACCGAAATCAAGGTGCCTGCCGGCATGATGGAATTTGAAGTACTGGATATCAGCCGTTTCAGCGAGTAA
- the hslU gene encoding ATP-dependent protease ATPase subunit HslU, with protein sequence MTEHLNRLTPRQIVFELDQYIIGQNDAKRNVAIALRNRWRRMNSPEDIQREIIPNNILMIGATGVGKTEIARRLAKIADAPFVKVEASKFTEVGYVGRDVESMVRDLVEQAVGMVRTQKKEEVKIKAEQAVEDIILDALIPPVHGSGGTRPLPDNGSEEMPQSDAELNQRTRERFREKIRNGELDSRKIEIEVQQNQMPNVGMIGGAVDDVSMMNIQEMIGNMMPRRGKKRKVTVEEARKLLLDEEASKLIDMDEVKLEAIKKAENLGIIFIDEIDKVASSRSGGSGPDVSREGVQRDLLPIVEGSSVNTKHGVIQTDHILFIAAGAFHVSKPSDLIPELQGRFPIRVELNSLTEGDFYQILKAPKNALTKQYGAMMEAEGVELDFEDGALREIARIAFEVNSEVENIGARRLQTVMSSLLNDFMFDIPDMIGDGSQITITAEMVEQKLSALVKNRDLSQYIL encoded by the coding sequence ATGACAGAACACCTTAACCGCCTAACACCGCGTCAGATCGTTTTCGAGCTTGACCAATATATCATCGGACAAAATGACGCAAAGCGCAACGTCGCGATCGCGCTGCGGAACCGGTGGAGGCGAATGAACAGTCCGGAGGACATTCAGCGGGAAATTATCCCGAATAACATACTGATGATCGGCGCCACGGGCGTAGGTAAAACCGAAATTGCCCGCCGGCTTGCCAAAATCGCGGACGCGCCGTTCGTAAAAGTGGAAGCATCGAAATTTACGGAAGTTGGGTATGTGGGCCGCGACGTCGAAAGCATGGTCCGCGACCTGGTGGAGCAGGCCGTAGGCATGGTACGCACGCAGAAAAAGGAAGAAGTGAAAATCAAGGCGGAACAGGCCGTGGAAGACATTATCCTTGATGCATTGATCCCGCCCGTACACGGCTCAGGCGGCACAAGGCCTTTGCCCGACAATGGCTCCGAAGAAATGCCTCAGAGCGATGCCGAACTGAACCAGCGCACGCGCGAGCGTTTCCGCGAGAAAATCCGCAATGGCGAACTCGACAGCCGCAAAATTGAAATCGAAGTACAACAGAACCAAATGCCAAATGTAGGCATGATAGGCGGTGCCGTGGACGACGTTTCTATGATGAATATCCAGGAAATGATCGGCAATATGATGCCGCGCCGTGGTAAAAAGCGCAAAGTGACCGTGGAAGAAGCGCGTAAGTTGCTGCTGGACGAAGAGGCGTCGAAACTGATCGATATGGACGAGGTGAAGCTGGAAGCCATCAAAAAGGCGGAAAATCTCGGTATCATTTTCATTGACGAGATCGACAAGGTCGCATCCAGCCGTTCCGGCGGAAGCGGTCCCGATGTGAGCCGCGAAGGCGTGCAGCGCGATTTGCTCCCAATCGTGGAAGGAAGCTCCGTGAATACCAAACACGGTGTGATCCAGACTGACCACATCCTGTTCATCGCCGCAGGCGCATTCCACGTGTCGAAGCCATCCGACCTCATCCCGGAACTTCAAGGCCGCTTCCCGATCCGTGTGGAGCTTAACAGCCTGACGGAAGGTGATTTTTACCAAATCCTGAAAGCGCCTAAAAATGCATTGACGAAGCAATATGGTGCGATGATGGAAGCGGAAGGCGTGGAGCTGGATTTCGAAGACGGCGCGCTGCGCGAAATCGCCCGCATTGCATTCGAGGTCAATAGCGAAGTAGAAAACATCGGTGCCCGCCGCCTGCAAACTGTCATGAGCTCACTCCTCAACGACTTCATGTTCGACATCCCCGACATGATCGGCGACGGCTCGCAAATCACCATCACCGCCGAAATGGTAGAGCAAAAGCTATCCGCACTGGTGAAAAATAGGGATTTGAGTCAATATATACTTTGA
- a CDS encoding PA0069 family radical SAM protein yields the protein MDNRARGRGAAINTRNKFFKHELEYTSEDWQQWEDPEVNPKTQFIEEESKTLMSVSDSPDLPNFHSINPYRGCEHGCIYCYARNSHEYWGFSAGLDFETKIVVKKNAPQLLEKLFNSKKWVPHHIHISGNTDCYQPGEKKYRITRQLLEICLRYRNPVSILTKNALILRDLDVLEKMAKLNLVHAALSITSLNEELRSALEPRTVTGKRRLQVLKTLSEAGIPTGVMTAPIIPGLNDQEIPALIQAIAENGALWSHYTVVRLNGAISTLFDEWIHHHFPDRAAKVLNQIKECHGGAVNDSRFGIRMVGEGNFAEHIRQLHEHCCRKYLSGRELPPLDTSQFMRAGQMRLF from the coding sequence ATGGACAACAGGGCACGCGGGCGCGGGGCCGCAATCAACACGCGCAACAAATTCTTCAAGCACGAGCTCGAATACACTTCCGAAGACTGGCAGCAGTGGGAAGATCCCGAGGTAAATCCCAAAACACAATTCATTGAAGAGGAATCCAAAACACTCATGAGTGTCTCGGACAGTCCCGATTTACCTAACTTTCATTCGATTAACCCCTACCGCGGCTGCGAACACGGCTGCATTTATTGCTACGCCCGTAACTCCCACGAATACTGGGGCTTCTCGGCGGGCCTGGACTTTGAGACCAAAATTGTGGTTAAAAAGAATGCACCGCAGTTGCTGGAAAAGCTGTTCAATTCCAAAAAATGGGTGCCGCATCACATTCATATTTCCGGCAATACCGATTGCTACCAGCCCGGTGAAAAGAAGTACCGCATTACGCGGCAGCTACTGGAAATCTGCCTGCGCTACCGAAATCCGGTAAGTATTCTCACCAAAAATGCGCTGATACTTCGTGACCTGGATGTTTTGGAAAAAATGGCGAAGCTGAACCTCGTGCACGCGGCACTGTCCATCACGTCGCTCAACGAAGAGCTGCGCAGTGCCCTCGAACCGCGGACGGTAACCGGCAAAAGGCGTTTGCAGGTGCTGAAAACATTGAGCGAAGCCGGTATTCCGACGGGCGTGATGACGGCGCCGATCATCCCCGGCCTGAACGACCAGGAAATACCGGCGCTGATCCAGGCAATTGCCGAAAATGGCGCATTATGGTCGCATTACACGGTGGTGCGGCTGAACGGCGCCATTTCAACGTTGTTCGACGAATGGATTCACCACCACTTTCCGGACCGTGCGGCCAAAGTGCTGAACCAGATCAAAGAATGCCACGGCGGCGCGGTGAACGACTCCCGGTTCGGGATCAGGATGGTGGGAGAGGGGAATTTCGCGGAGCATATCCGGCAGTTGCACGAACATTGCTGCCGGAAATACCTTTCTGGGCGTGAATTGCCGCCTTTGGACACGTCGCAATTTATGCGGGCTGGGCAGATGCGGCTGTTTTAA
- a CDS encoding dihydrofolate reductase produces the protein MKISIIVAAAENGAIGRDNQLLWRLSDDLKRFKQLTLGHPMIMGRKTFESIGKPLPGRTSIVITRNANFAFDGVVVVHSLDEALEKAKEIDSQEVCIVGGGEIYEQSQAIATHIYLTKVHTSVVGDTFFSIREPEAWTETERISHEPDERHIFPFEFINYIKKADK, from the coding sequence ATGAAAATTTCCATCATTGTAGCCGCCGCCGAAAATGGCGCGATTGGCAGGGATAATCAGCTTCTCTGGCGCTTGTCCGACGACCTCAAACGGTTTAAACAACTCACCTTAGGCCACCCGATGATCATGGGCCGGAAAACGTTCGAATCCATCGGGAAACCGTTGCCCGGCAGGACGTCGATCGTCATTACGCGGAATGCGAATTTCGCGTTCGATGGCGTGGTGGTGGTGCATTCCCTCGACGAGGCGCTTGAAAAGGCAAAAGAAATTGACAGTCAAGAAGTTTGTATTGTCGGCGGAGGGGAAATTTATGAGCAGTCGCAGGCCATTGCCACGCATATTTACCTTACCAAAGTGCACACGTCCGTAGTGGGCGATACCTTCTTTTCAATCCGCGAACCGGAGGCCTGGACGGAAACCGAACGCATCAGTCATGAGCCTGACGAACGTCATATTTTTCCGTTTGAATTCATAAATTATATTAAAAAAGCTGATAAATAA
- the tnpA gene encoding IS200/IS605 family transposase, with product MANMYSQVHLHFIFAPKYRQALIRPDWEIGLYKYITGIVEARKHKMIAINGMSDHLHMLVGFRTHQSIADLMQDVKADSSQWINVNRFCASRFEWQSGYGVFSYSKSQVPDVIRYIQTQKEHHRKMTFQEEYQAFLEKFEVKFDERYVFKMPE from the coding sequence ATGGCAAATATGTATTCGCAGGTTCACCTACATTTCATTTTTGCGCCAAAATACCGGCAAGCCCTGATCAGACCGGATTGGGAAATCGGATTGTACAAATACATAACGGGCATCGTAGAGGCCCGTAAGCACAAAATGATCGCTATCAATGGCATGAGCGATCATTTGCACATGCTCGTTGGATTCCGCACCCACCAGTCGATCGCAGATTTGATGCAGGATGTCAAAGCGGATTCATCGCAATGGATCAACGTAAATCGGTTTTGTGCAAGCCGGTTCGAATGGCAATCGGGATATGGGGTGTTTTCTTATTCCAAATCACAAGTTCCCGACGTTATCCGTTACATTCAAACACAGAAAGAACATCATCGAAAAATGACGTTTCAGGAAGAGTATCAGGCATTTTTGGAAAAGTTTGAAGTGAAGTTTGATGAGCGGTATGTTTTCAAAATGCCGGAATAA